A single genomic interval of Dromiciops gliroides isolate mDroGli1 chromosome 1, mDroGli1.pri, whole genome shotgun sequence harbors:
- the POP5 gene encoding ribonuclease P/MRP protein subunit POP5 produces MVRFKHRYLLCELVSEDPRCRACLEERILFCLVRDAIARAHGAFGSAACALAFTVKYLNAYTGIVLLRCRKEFYQLLWSALPFITYLENKGQRYPCFFNTLHVGGTIRTCQKFLIQYNRRQLLILLQNCPDGEERESIKKSLMSCSLEEQQEDQLSESPSEEDATEME; encoded by the exons ATGGTGCGGTTCAAACACCG GTACCTGCTGTGCGAGCTGGTGTCGGAGGACCCCCGCTGCCGCGCCTGTCTGGAGGAGCGGATCCTGTTCTGCCTCGTGCGGGACGCCATCGCCCGGGCGCACGGGGCCTTCGGCTCGGCCGCCTGCGCCCTCGCCTTCACAG TGAAATACCTCAATGCCTACACTGGCATAGTGCTACTTCGATGTCGGAAAGAATTCTACCAGCTCCTGTGGTCTGCACTGCCCTTTATTACTTATTTAGAGAACAAGGGACAGCGCTATCCCTGCTTCTTCAACACACTGCACGTGGGAG GGACCATCAGAACCTGTCAGAAGTTCTTGATTCAATACAACAGGCGTCAGCTTCTGATCTTATTGCAGAACTGCCCCGATGGAG AGGAACGGGAGTCTATCAAGAAGTCGCTCATGAGCTGTTCCTTAGAAGAACAGCAGGAGGATCAGCTTTCAGAAAGTCCAAGTGAGGAGGATGCCACAGAGATGGAATGA